The following proteins are co-located in the Nitrospiraceae bacterium genome:
- a CDS encoding tetratricopeptide repeat protein has protein sequence MGIQGSWAESGPLKTDPLQSPLTRLQKILAEGSQNSSDPAMLLTLAGLYLEIGQEIYQDEGLKRQAFDEGARLARRALDREEDNAEAHYLYAANLGSSAQIEGVMASALTVNTLKTHVRRALELNPHHAPALHMMGMMLEELPWFLGGDPDMAVTYLIQATEVKPDYTRARLDLAKIYIKRQNYRAAREELRHIMDEPARSPVSESGQHHYQQEAKILLDALPSLH, from the coding sequence ATGGGGATTCAGGGGAGTTGGGCGGAATCTGGTCCCCTCAAAACCGATCCTTTGCAATCCCCTTTGACCCGACTTCAAAAAATCCTGGCCGAGGGCAGTCAGAATTCTTCAGACCCGGCCATGCTCTTAACATTAGCCGGCCTGTATCTCGAAATTGGACAGGAAATCTATCAGGACGAGGGCCTGAAACGTCAGGCATTTGATGAAGGGGCCCGTCTGGCCCGACGGGCCCTTGATAGAGAGGAAGACAATGCGGAAGCGCATTATTTATACGCAGCGAACCTGGGAAGCTCCGCACAAATCGAAGGTGTCATGGCCTCGGCGTTGACAGTCAACACATTAAAGACTCATGTGCGAAGAGCCTTAGAACTCAACCCCCATCACGCACCGGCACTTCACATGATGGGGATGATGCTGGAGGAACTGCCATGGTTTCTCGGCGGTGACCCGGACATGGCCGTCACCTACCTGATTCAGGCCACGGAGGTGAAACCCGATTACACGCGAGCGAGACTGGATTTGGCTAAAATTTATATCAAACGGCAGAACTATCGTGCTGCACGGGAAGAATTGCGTCATATCATGGATGAACCTGCTCGATCGCCTGTATCGGAATCCGGACAACACCATTATCAGCAGGAAGCCAAAATCCTTCTTGACGCTCTTCCCAGCCTCCATTAA
- a CDS encoding sigma-54-dependent Fis family transcriptional regulator: MSTILVVDDEKNYLWMLDEVLREEGYDVLTSDSAAKAVLMLKEESIDVLLTDLRMTGMDGMALLSQAREVSPTTSAILMTAYGTIERAVEAMREGAYDFIVKPFDNAALLRTIQKANERSTLLRENLRLSQALTGRYHFDAVPGTGPAMKAVYDIIARVTDSKATVLISGESGSGKEVVARTIHFNGPRCGRPFLAINCGALTETLAESELFGHERGAFTGANTKHAGLFEQANGGTLFLDEIGELPLSLQAKLLRVLDSQEIRRVGGEKSIQIDARILAATNRDLQSEVQHGRFREDLLYRLSVIRIEVPPLRERREDIPLLAKTYLEQLRQEGSTRGKRLSPKALDHLLHHQWRGNVRELQNAIAYAALMAKEEDIQPEDFPVELSGTGDWISTLGRLLPPDAPLDATLKAIEGYMINRAMTMGHGVQAKAADVLQISRSLLQYKIKQQPPVSTED, encoded by the coding sequence ATGTCCACCATTTTAGTTGTTGATGATGAGAAGAATTATTTATGGATGCTCGATGAAGTCCTCCGCGAAGAGGGATATGACGTGCTCACCAGCGACAGTGCCGCCAAAGCCGTGCTCATGCTGAAAGAGGAATCGATCGACGTCCTACTCACCGATCTCCGCATGACCGGCATGGACGGTATGGCGCTCCTGTCTCAAGCCCGCGAAGTGTCCCCGACGACCAGCGCGATTCTGATGACCGCCTATGGCACCATTGAACGAGCTGTCGAGGCCATGCGCGAAGGGGCCTATGACTTTATCGTGAAACCATTTGACAACGCAGCCCTTCTTCGAACCATTCAAAAAGCCAATGAGCGAAGCACATTACTGCGGGAAAATCTTCGACTTTCTCAAGCCTTGACCGGACGATATCATTTCGATGCGGTGCCTGGAACCGGTCCCGCCATGAAGGCCGTCTACGACATCATCGCCCGCGTCACCGACTCCAAAGCCACCGTCCTCATTAGTGGTGAGAGTGGAAGCGGCAAAGAAGTGGTGGCACGGACGATTCATTTCAATGGTCCACGATGCGGGCGACCGTTTCTGGCTATCAACTGCGGTGCGCTCACCGAGACTCTCGCTGAAAGCGAACTGTTCGGACATGAACGTGGCGCGTTCACCGGAGCCAACACCAAACATGCCGGGCTGTTTGAACAAGCCAATGGAGGGACCCTTTTTTTGGACGAGATTGGCGAGTTGCCTCTCTCGCTTCAGGCCAAACTCCTGAGAGTGCTGGATTCACAGGAAATCCGTCGTGTGGGTGGAGAAAAATCGATACAGATAGACGCTCGAATTTTGGCAGCCACCAATCGTGATTTGCAAAGCGAGGTTCAACACGGACGCTTTCGTGAAGATTTGTTGTATCGACTGAGTGTCATCCGGATCGAAGTGCCCCCCTTGCGGGAACGCAGGGAAGACATCCCCTTATTGGCCAAAACCTATCTGGAGCAACTCAGACAAGAGGGAAGCACTCGGGGAAAACGGCTTTCCCCAAAGGCGCTTGACCATCTTCTTCACCATCAGTGGCGGGGGAATGTCCGCGAATTACAGAATGCCATCGCCTATGCGGCGTTAATGGCCAAGGAGGAGGACATTCAACCCGAAGACTTCCCCGTCGAACTGTCCGGGACCGGCGATTGGATCAGCACGCTGGGTCGCCTCCTCCCTCCCGATGCACCACTCGATGCCACCCTCAAAGCCATTGAGGGCTACATGATCAACCGGGCGATGACTATGGGCCATGGGGTTCAGGCCAAAGCGGCGGATGTCTTGCAGATTAGCCGCAGTCTTCTGCAGTACAAAATCAAACAACAACCTCCAGTGAGCACCGAGGATTAA
- a CDS encoding iron-containing redox enzyme family protein, which yields MPTFFERLTDETESERQELSRIPQITDALRGAISQETYLAFLEQAYHHVKYTVPLMMAAGSRLSYQKEYICEALVEYVKEEAGHQERILNDITQAGGDAEAVRHGQPNFETEMMVAYAFDYICRINPVGFFGMVFVLEGTSTVLATKAADAMRQSLHLSKNCFSYLYSHGILDIEHMQFFERLVNRIPEEVDQQAIIHMGKRMFRLYGNVFRSIPHNGNQVQHVA from the coding sequence ATGCCAACTTTTTTTGAAAGACTGACAGATGAGACTGAATCAGAACGTCAGGAACTGAGCCGGATACCGCAAATCACCGATGCCCTGCGGGGCGCCATATCTCAAGAAACCTATCTGGCCTTTCTCGAACAGGCTTATCACCATGTCAAGTATACGGTGCCGTTGATGATGGCCGCCGGATCCAGGCTTTCGTACCAAAAAGAATACATATGCGAGGCGCTTGTGGAATATGTGAAGGAAGAAGCCGGGCACCAAGAGCGGATCCTCAATGACATTACCCAAGCAGGTGGTGATGCAGAGGCCGTCCGTCATGGTCAGCCGAATTTCGAAACGGAAATGATGGTGGCGTATGCATTTGATTATATATGCCGCATCAACCCGGTGGGCTTTTTCGGCATGGTCTTTGTTCTTGAAGGGACGAGCACGGTCCTGGCCACCAAGGCCGCCGATGCCATGCGGCAATCACTTCATCTTTCCAAGAACTGCTTTAGCTATCTCTATTCACATGGCATTTTGGATATTGAACATATGCAGTTCTTTGAACGGTTGGTCAACCGAATTCCTGAGGAAGTTGACCAGCAAGCCATTATTCATATGGGCAAACGCATGTTTAGGCTCTATGGCAATGTCTTTCGTTCGATCCCGCATAACGGCAATCAGGTGCAACATGTCGCTTAA
- a CDS encoding SDR family NAD(P)-dependent oxidoreductase: MSLNGQRMVVTGGAGGIGSLLCRELLKQGAKVTVVDCTEPVSVDAAFLRGDLSTLEGMADIADRLKSQRVDILVNLAGIQYFGPCEEQSPQQTALLYAVNVLAPVILTQALLPQMKTRGHGQIVNVGSTFGSINFAHFATYSSSKAGLRGFSEALRREVRADGITITYIAPRAVKTALNTEKILAFGRMTKMKLDEPAWVAKQIARAIAERRKDVFLGFPEKLFVRINAMAPRVVDQLLLENDLKAKTLFHLPTVINQPRSSS, encoded by the coding sequence ATGTCGCTTAACGGTCAGCGCATGGTCGTGACCGGTGGCGCTGGAGGAATTGGTTCCCTGTTATGCCGGGAATTGCTAAAGCAGGGCGCCAAAGTCACCGTGGTTGATTGCACGGAGCCTGTATCGGTTGATGCGGCGTTCCTCCGTGGTGATCTCTCGACATTGGAAGGAATGGCAGATATTGCCGACCGGCTCAAATCGCAACGCGTGGATATTCTCGTCAACCTTGCCGGCATCCAGTATTTCGGGCCATGCGAAGAACAATCACCCCAACAGACTGCGTTGCTGTATGCCGTAAACGTACTTGCGCCCGTCATACTCACCCAGGCATTACTCCCTCAAATGAAAACACGAGGTCATGGGCAGATTGTAAATGTGGGCTCCACCTTTGGTTCAATCAACTTCGCCCATTTTGCGACCTATTCCAGTTCCAAGGCCGGCCTACGCGGCTTTTCCGAGGCATTGCGTCGAGAAGTGAGAGCGGATGGCATAACCATCACCTATATTGCCCCACGTGCAGTGAAGACCGCGCTGAATACGGAGAAAATTCTTGCATTCGGGCGTATGACCAAGATGAAGTTGGATGAGCCGGCATGGGTAGCCAAGCAGATTGCCAGGGCCATCGCCGAACGGAGGAAGGATGTGTTCCTTGGCTTCCCGGAGAAGCTCTTTGTTCGCATCAATGCCATGGCGCCACGGGTGGTAGATCAGTTGTTACTGGAAAACGACCTGAAGGCCAAAACGTTATTTCATCTACCAACGGTAATCAATCAACCACGGAGTTCATCATGA
- a CDS encoding c-type cytochrome, which translates to MSKKMWLLPTLGAMLLSLFSCASDRNSKKAALELVTQCDSCHRIDSKISSIAPSLDGMPESYLVEQLENFRQSRRGTDPTDAVTREMSQQAKALNDEQVSLIGDYYSGRPRQHSNEPVTGDLENGKQLYKEQCEGCHSSMLGRYFTKSPRITHLRGPYLLAQLNQFSKGSRLVMADSKHKEKMVAVAKKLSDREQSNIVAFMKEHYTD; encoded by the coding sequence ATGAGTAAAAAAATGTGGTTACTCCCAACCCTAGGTGCAATGCTCTTGTCACTATTCAGCTGTGCAAGTGATCGAAACAGCAAGAAGGCCGCGCTTGAACTGGTCACGCAATGCGACAGTTGTCATCGTATTGACTCAAAAATTTCTTCCATTGCCCCTTCCTTGGATGGCATGCCGGAAAGTTATCTTGTGGAGCAGTTAGAAAACTTCAGACAATCCAGGCGCGGAACTGATCCGACTGATGCGGTGACCCGTGAAATGAGCCAGCAGGCCAAGGCTTTAAATGATGAACAAGTATCCCTGATTGGCGATTATTATTCCGGGCGTCCACGTCAACACTCAAATGAGCCGGTAACCGGGGATTTGGAAAACGGAAAACAATTATACAAGGAACAATGTGAAGGCTGCCACTCCAGCATGTTGGGCCGTTACTTCACCAAAAGTCCACGGATCACGCATCTGAGAGGACCCTATCTCCTCGCCCAGCTCAATCAGTTTTCCAAGGGGAGTAGACTGGTGATGGCCGACAGCAAGCATAAAGAAAAAATGGTGGCTGTGGCTAAAAAATTAAGCGATAGAGAACAGTCGAATATCGTCGCGTTCATGAAAGAACATTACACAGATTAA
- a CDS encoding isoprenylcysteine carboxylmethyltransferase family protein — protein MPHFLVNGYMELFFKIVLFGYFVLFLFMALLWRSYVIFAQTGINALTQSNQHSFLKFLAIVFKIHLLMVLGLVIDYVFEFNVLTGNRFSFFLPIRFTASIGSLFLITGFMIIVTAQNQMKTSWRIEIDTRNPTPLIETGLFHYSRNPIFLALRLNYFAMFLIVPCPYSLLTFLIGDCAFQAQVRQEEQHLSKTHGAVYRKYCSRVPRWL, from the coding sequence ATGCCGCATTTCTTGGTAAACGGGTATATGGAGTTGTTTTTTAAGATTGTCTTGTTCGGGTATTTCGTTCTTTTTTTGTTTATGGCTTTACTTTGGCGCAGCTATGTCATTTTCGCACAAACAGGGATCAATGCCCTGACGCAATCCAACCAGCATTCCTTTCTCAAGTTTCTGGCAATCGTGTTTAAGATCCATTTACTCATGGTATTGGGTTTAGTGATAGATTATGTATTCGAATTTAATGTGCTAACCGGGAACCGGTTTAGCTTTTTCCTTCCTATCCGTTTCACAGCCTCGATAGGTAGTCTTTTTCTCATTACGGGTTTCATGATAATCGTGACAGCACAGAATCAAATGAAAACGTCTTGGCGCATTGAAATAGATACGAGAAATCCAACTCCTTTAATCGAAACAGGATTATTTCACTATTCGCGTAACCCCATATTCCTTGCTCTGAGACTCAACTATTTTGCGATGTTCCTCATTGTTCCATGTCCGTATTCCCTCTTAACGTTTTTGATTGGCGACTGTGCTTTTCAAGCACAGGTTAGACAGGAAGAACAACACCTCAGCAAAACCCATGGAGCGGTGTATAGGAAATATTGCTCCCGGGTTCCGCGATGGTTGTAA
- a CDS encoding thermostable hemolysin, whose product MNRYDQTTGRWAESCTALFPLNDPCSKRTSLHLYFRTSQGRQSVENLIASGYHKKFGARIADFMPILLSLQTLDRIAAVVGIRSAAESALFLEAYLDGPLLQTLTRCGFPDVSRTEVVEIGNLVSTRSGSSFLLFLVLTKMLFISDYKIAVFTATSEVANLLTKLQLPISPICKAEHSRLTPSLTNKPQADWGNYYAANPWVFAIDGRLAINSLTSRSMLAQWVATYDTEITNMRCYL is encoded by the coding sequence ATGAACCGGTATGACCAAACCACAGGACGTTGGGCCGAATCCTGCACCGCCCTGTTCCCCTTAAACGACCCCTGTTCAAAAAGGACCAGCCTGCATCTCTATTTTCGGACTTCTCAAGGGAGACAGTCGGTGGAAAACCTTATTGCCTCCGGGTATCACAAAAAATTCGGGGCACGAATTGCCGATTTCATGCCAATTCTCTTAAGCCTCCAAACTCTGGATCGTATAGCAGCCGTTGTGGGCATCCGGTCGGCGGCCGAGTCCGCCCTGTTTCTTGAAGCATACTTGGACGGCCCATTACTCCAAACACTCACCCGTTGCGGATTCCCCGACGTTTCCCGGACAGAGGTTGTCGAAATTGGCAATTTGGTCTCTACCCGCAGTGGCAGTAGCTTCCTGCTGTTTCTGGTGTTAACAAAAATGCTATTCATCTCCGATTATAAAATCGCGGTCTTTACCGCAACCAGCGAAGTGGCCAACCTGCTGACCAAACTCCAATTGCCCATCTCGCCCATATGCAAAGCCGAACACAGCCGCCTCACTCCTTCCCTCACGAACAAACCCCAAGCGGACTGGGGAAATTACTACGCCGCCAATCCCTGGGTATTTGCCATCGATGGTCGTCTCGCGATTAACAGCCTCACCTCCCGGTCCATGCTGGCTCAGTGGGTAGCCACCTACGACACGGAAATCACGAACATGCGCTGTTATTTATGA
- a CDS encoding AMP-binding protein: MKEPSSPRSFADELREIAQQEEARPAVITPSTPLNYGQLWHRIDQVGNFLQQQSIGSLALLADNCLDWIIVDLACLAKGIVCIPLPRFFSFDQIHHALHLSEVDAVAHDPADLNKLRGKDNRPSWALPSTTLTLTFRERTHPAYPPNTAKITFTSGSTGTPKGVCLSEENIQTVVKSLNQAIFDLNLHTHLSLLPYATLLENLAGIYLPFLRGGSIYVAKSDLLGLRGSRMETIGPFLQIVDDTKAQSIIIVPQILKMLLDALDSGWRVPATLKFVAVGGGKTPSAWIQQAQQHDLPVYEGYGLSECASVVALNTPRSHKPGSVGRILSHCRVRIEDGEIIVSGNHFLGYLNPGSVPSPPSIPHHPLGPETATGDLGFVDEEGYLHIIGRKNNILVSTYGRNISPEWPETELLATGLFRQCLVVGEARPYCIALLIPAATPLTVPTIQKAIGNINGRLPDYAQIRQWALLKKPFSIEDGLLTTNGRVKRKAIENTYAGLIAQLYKDALAKEERHGVLSGTVKKPEPGQNVLQKELSHMREAIPP; this comes from the coding sequence ATGAAAGAGCCTTCATCACCACGGTCCTTTGCCGATGAGCTGCGGGAAATTGCCCAACAGGAGGAGGCACGCCCCGCCGTCATCACCCCATCGACCCCCCTCAACTACGGTCAACTGTGGCATCGGATTGACCAGGTTGGTAATTTTCTCCAGCAACAGTCCATCGGCTCTCTGGCCTTGCTGGCGGATAACTGTCTGGATTGGATCATCGTCGACCTGGCTTGCCTTGCAAAAGGGATAGTCTGCATTCCCCTGCCCCGGTTCTTTTCCTTTGATCAGATTCACCACGCCTTACACCTGAGCGAGGTGGATGCGGTGGCGCATGACCCTGCGGATCTCAACAAGCTTCGGGGAAAGGACAACAGACCTTCATGGGCACTCCCTTCCACGACTCTGACGCTGACCTTCCGCGAGCGGACACATCCGGCGTATCCACCGAACACGGCCAAAATCACTTTTACCTCAGGATCCACAGGCACTCCCAAAGGAGTGTGTTTAAGCGAAGAGAATATCCAAACAGTGGTCAAGAGTCTGAACCAAGCGATCTTTGACCTCAACCTCCACACTCATCTGAGCCTCTTACCTTATGCGACGCTATTGGAAAATCTTGCGGGTATCTATCTGCCGTTCCTAAGGGGAGGCTCCATTTATGTAGCAAAATCCGATCTCCTCGGGTTAAGAGGGAGCCGGATGGAAACCATTGGTCCATTTTTACAAATAGTGGATGACACGAAGGCCCAGAGCATAATTATCGTCCCTCAGATTTTGAAAATGCTATTGGACGCACTGGACTCCGGGTGGCGTGTCCCGGCCACTTTAAAATTTGTAGCTGTAGGTGGCGGGAAAACGCCCTCTGCCTGGATCCAACAGGCCCAACAGCACGACTTGCCTGTTTATGAGGGATACGGGCTATCGGAATGTGCCTCGGTCGTCGCGCTAAATACCCCGAGGTCTCACAAACCAGGGTCCGTTGGTCGGATCCTTTCACACTGCCGAGTGAGAATCGAGGACGGGGAAATCATTGTCAGTGGAAATCATTTTCTCGGCTACCTCAATCCAGGCTCGGTACCCTCCCCTCCCTCCATCCCCCATCATCCCTTGGGTCCCGAAACTGCAACAGGGGATCTCGGATTTGTGGATGAAGAAGGATACCTCCACATTATCGGACGCAAAAACAATATATTGGTCTCGACCTATGGTCGCAACATTTCTCCGGAATGGCCTGAAACCGAACTACTGGCAACAGGGCTCTTTCGTCAATGTCTCGTCGTAGGGGAGGCTCGGCCCTACTGCATCGCACTCTTAATCCCGGCAGCGACCCCCCTGACTGTTCCAACCATCCAAAAGGCGATCGGGAACATAAACGGCCGCCTGCCCGATTACGCACAGATTCGTCAGTGGGCTCTTCTAAAAAAGCCGTTTTCGATAGAGGATGGATTACTCACCACGAATGGGCGAGTCAAACGCAAAGCGATTGAGAATACATACGCGGGTCTCATTGCTCAACTGTATAAAGATGCATTGGCAAAAGAGGAACGCCATGGGGTTTTATCAGGAACGGTAAAAAAACCCGAACCCGGGCAGAATGTCTTGCAAAAAGAGCTCTCACACATGAGAGAGGCCATACCACCTTGA
- a CDS encoding glycosyltransferase: MLLPHPIGVFVVAAGIMGIRKEHLDGDPVGQRQGNRMNGVPGYFDDSIEEGGMMPRTAETLVASCRNGGRCRIAFFMYRMSGGGAPRRAVGLANELVTRGYDVDVVMVNEKSKYADSLLPGIRRVVLNQPQWGRLYAVLYSYLPFLWVRVFLSTFALARYLQVWSPDIMVAAGNRVLLTAVIAWRISGKPMPLILRATNFLSKNLNLWAPFRMIVNLYLRALSRLVYRSATRTIAVSDGVAEEVVRLADLPREAITTVFEPVIDHSVAEKAKAPLVHPWLEPGQPPVLLAVGRLRFQKDFPTLIKAFALVHNRRPVRLVILGGGPVRYQLQDMITALGVESDVCLLGYTENPFAWMARASMFVLSSAWEGLPAVLIEALACGCPVVSTNCPSGPWEILDKGKYGRLVPCRDPAALAEAILATLDAPVDRQALRDRARIFNLETSIEGYIATFEEALACHGSRGSVGAGH; encoded by the coding sequence ATGCTGCTGCCGCACCCTATCGGCGTTTTCGTTGTTGCCGCAGGGATCATGGGGATTCGAAAGGAACACCTGGATGGCGACCCGGTGGGCCAGAGGCAAGGGAATAGGATGAACGGTGTACCTGGTTATTTTGACGATTCCATTGAAGAGGGAGGAATGATGCCCAGAACTGCCGAAACATTGGTCGCATCATGCAGGAATGGCGGTCGCTGTCGCATTGCCTTTTTCATGTACCGGATGTCGGGAGGAGGCGCCCCGCGCCGCGCCGTCGGATTGGCGAATGAATTGGTGACCCGCGGGTACGATGTGGATGTGGTCATGGTCAATGAGAAGAGCAAATACGCGGACTCACTATTGCCCGGCATCCGCCGCGTTGTGCTCAACCAGCCGCAATGGGGAAGGCTGTACGCCGTGCTCTACAGCTATCTGCCGTTCCTTTGGGTCAGGGTTTTCTTGAGCACGTTTGCGCTGGCTCGCTACCTGCAAGTGTGGTCGCCGGACATCATGGTGGCGGCCGGCAATCGAGTTCTCCTCACCGCGGTAATCGCTTGGCGGATTTCCGGAAAGCCGATGCCGTTGATATTACGTGCCACCAATTTCCTGTCTAAAAATCTCAATCTGTGGGCGCCGTTCCGCATGATCGTGAATCTCTATCTGCGTGCCCTGTCGCGTCTTGTGTACCGGTCTGCCACGCGAACCATCGCGGTTTCCGATGGCGTTGCCGAGGAAGTCGTTCGTCTGGCGGACCTGCCGCGCGAGGCCATCACCACGGTGTTCGAACCCGTCATCGACCATTCGGTGGCCGAGAAGGCAAAAGCTCCGCTGGTGCACCCCTGGCTTGAACCGGGGCAACCTCCGGTTCTCCTCGCCGTCGGTCGTCTCCGGTTTCAGAAGGATTTTCCGACGCTGATCAAGGCCTTTGCCTTGGTCCACAACAGACGCCCTGTGCGACTGGTCATACTTGGTGGCGGACCGGTGCGATACCAGTTGCAAGACATGATCACGGCGCTCGGTGTTGAATCAGACGTCTGCCTGTTGGGCTATACCGAGAACCCCTTTGCCTGGATGGCGCGGGCTTCGATGTTTGTGCTCTCTTCGGCTTGGGAAGGGTTGCCTGCTGTGCTAATCGAAGCGCTCGCCTGCGGCTGTCCCGTGGTCAGCACCAATTGCCCGAGCGGCCCGTGGGAAATACTCGACAAGGGCAAATACGGCAGGCTCGTTCCCTGTCGCGATCCCGCGGCCTTGGCCGAGGCGATCCTAGCCACCCTGGACGCACCCGTAGACCGGCAGGCG